In one Vibrio sp. YMD68 genomic region, the following are encoded:
- a CDS encoding TolC family protein, whose translation MAHENNRIEDIAASTTQLYTLINAALSRDASREQYSAQSQSMRETGIASTTLMDPKLKFGIGGMPVDSFRFDEDPMTNISVGLMQEFGRGATLELQQKKANQQADGIALKVTARELEVANTMTKLWLELGYLQQANRVLLENQNLLREMEHFIKTNYSIGQSDAQDLLNAQLQVSRFDEKLHTNTQMQQRILAQLSEWLGPQWLRQNSDVAATLELDWALLNQSLSSNSHAEYYPLLMSHPMVKMADAQIHTNQTQVAIAEEAYSPKFGVEVMYGYRQANGMGGEPASDLVSAYLTMDIPLFTEDRQDRSHAAAQYQVVAAKSNRDVLLAQMNAKVNTLLVDKNNLEQRLERYQSTLLNHARSRTKAVERGYQNNTSQFNDVINAARDELALELEQWRLIADINITNSDLAYLLGGFDYAVEQPQLQPLANHANHANQQKILGSH comes from the coding sequence TTGGCTCACGAAAATAACCGTATTGAAGATATTGCAGCCTCGACTACACAGCTTTATACGCTCATTAATGCAGCATTGAGTCGAGATGCCAGTCGAGAACAATACTCAGCTCAATCTCAATCGATGCGTGAAACCGGTATTGCAAGCACCACCTTAATGGATCCAAAACTGAAATTTGGGATAGGCGGCATGCCTGTTGATAGTTTTCGCTTCGACGAGGATCCAATGACAAATATATCTGTCGGCTTAATGCAAGAATTTGGACGTGGAGCCACCTTAGAGTTACAGCAAAAGAAAGCGAATCAACAAGCCGATGGTATCGCGCTTAAAGTCACCGCTCGTGAGCTTGAAGTCGCGAATACCATGACGAAGCTCTGGCTAGAACTTGGCTACCTGCAACAAGCCAACCGCGTTCTTTTAGAAAACCAGAACTTACTGCGTGAGATGGAACACTTTATTAAAACCAATTACTCCATTGGTCAAAGTGACGCTCAAGATCTCCTCAATGCTCAACTCCAAGTCAGCCGATTCGATGAAAAACTGCACACCAATACACAAATGCAACAGCGTATCCTGGCGCAATTATCGGAATGGTTAGGACCACAGTGGTTGCGTCAAAATTCGGATGTAGCGGCTACCCTTGAGTTGGATTGGGCATTATTAAATCAGTCTTTAAGCTCAAATAGTCATGCCGAGTATTACCCCCTATTAATGTCGCACCCCATGGTAAAAATGGCCGATGCTCAAATCCATACCAATCAAACCCAAGTGGCGATTGCCGAAGAAGCGTATTCACCAAAATTTGGCGTCGAAGTCATGTATGGATATCGACAAGCCAATGGTATGGGCGGTGAGCCAGCCTCTGATTTAGTCAGTGCTTACCTGACCATGGATATCCCCCTATTTACTGAAGATCGACAAGATCGCAGTCATGCTGCGGCTCAATATCAAGTGGTTGCGGCTAAGTCAAACAGAGACGTCTTGCTCGCGCAAATGAATGCCAAAGTGAACACCCTGCTTGTGGACAAAAATAATCTTGAGCAGCGTCTAGAGCGTTACCAATCCACCTTACTCAATCACGCCAGATCCCGCACAAAAGCCGTCGAACGAGGCTATCAAAATAATACGTCACAGTTTAACGATGTCATCAATGCCGCGCGTGATGAACTCGCGCTCGAACTAGAGCAATGGCGTTTAATCGCCGATATCAATATCACCAATAGTGATCTTGCCTATCTATTGGGTGGATTTGATTATGCCGTTGAACAACCACAACTCCAGCCACTTGCAAACCATGCAAACCATGCAAACCAACAGAAAATATTAGGAAGTCATTAA
- a CDS encoding DUF4198 domain-containing protein — translation MKKIALLAGAAALTLSAASHAHFQLMYTPTSQLEKPTTLDMKLVFGHPMDNGHVMNMGQPEQFFVMFKDKKTDLLKELKKITWTGHDNTADAFKADYKAKRNGDYIFGLVPAPYYEGGEDIYIQQITKRYINKGGLPTGWDVPIGLKTEIVPKNKPYQVIAGSTFTGQLLSEGKPKSGVECEIEFINSDIDSKANAFKGSYREAPASALVAITDDNGMFTFGIPKAGKWGFACLGSGPDIEFKGKELSQDAVLWIEAQDL, via the coding sequence ATGAAAAAAATCGCACTACTTGCAGGTGCTGCTGCACTGACTCTTTCTGCAGCGTCTCACGCACATTTTCAGTTGATGTACACTCCAACATCTCAGCTGGAAAAACCGACAACTCTTGATATGAAACTTGTGTTCGGTCACCCAATGGACAATGGGCATGTCATGAACATGGGACAGCCTGAACAGTTCTTCGTAATGTTCAAAGATAAGAAAACGGATCTTCTAAAAGAACTAAAAAAAATAACCTGGACTGGTCACGATAATACGGCTGACGCTTTCAAGGCTGACTATAAAGCTAAGCGTAACGGAGATTACATCTTTGGTTTAGTGCCTGCGCCATATTATGAAGGTGGTGAAGACATTTATATCCAACAGATCACAAAGCGTTACATCAACAAAGGTGGTCTGCCAACGGGTTGGGATGTTCCAATTGGCCTGAAAACAGAAATCGTTCCTAAGAACAAGCCATATCAAGTTATCGCGGGCAGTACTTTTACAGGGCAGCTTCTTTCTGAAGGTAAGCCAAAATCGGGGGTTGAGTGTGAAATTGAATTTATTAACTCCGATATCGACTCAAAGGCTAACGCATTTAAAGGCAGTTATCGCGAGGCTCCTGCATCTGCTCTCGTAGCGATTACTGACGATAACGGGATGTTCACTTTCGGTATTCCTAAAGCGGGTAAGTGGGGCTTCGCTTGTTTGGGGTCTGGTCCGGATATTGAGTTCAAAGGCAAAGAGCTTTCTCAGGATGCGGTTCTTTGGATTGAAGCTCAAGACTTGTAA
- a CDS encoding FeoA family protein — translation MNIQLSELKPGEKGVILSHHAEGVVRQRLLDLGLIPEMELELVRYAPMGDPLEIRVGLTNVVIRVKEAETVIVDCYR, via the coding sequence ATGAACATACAATTGTCAGAATTAAAACCTGGTGAAAAGGGGGTTATCCTTTCCCACCATGCGGAAGGTGTAGTGAGGCAACGCTTATTGGACCTAGGTTTGATACCAGAAATGGAATTAGAATTGGTACGTTATGCTCCTATGGGTGACCCACTAGAAATACGAGTAGGCTTAACAAACGTGGTGATCAGAGTTAAAGAAGCTGAAACTGTAATTGTTGACTGTTATAGATAA
- the feoB gene encoding ferrous iron transport protein B — MNKQKILLAGQQNAGKSTIFNMLSGARQHVANYPGVTVDKKTGYFSNKNGSYQLIDLPGTYSLTSFSLEERVARRALREEHADVILNIIDAANIHRSLHLTLQLMELELPVAIALNMMDVAESEGLSIDSAKLAKELNTPVIKCIGRQGKGVSEISDAVTHVTNSNFTIPHPKLEGSITAISALLKKMELKEAPALRWLSMRLLEQDREAIVWLSEAIDERCFELLQNTISDEREKIADMLTVGINDYVIAQRQLVVKALLSTCVQFTHRDTDEKTLTQKLDRIVLSKLGAPICLICTIFIIYQCAIVYGYELTNYWWPYLASMRELIAGLLPEAGFLYDPYARSLGLWLVDSANTLLNYIPIFLILFAMIAILEDSGYMARIAFICDKMLSKFGLHGQSTLPMILAGVFAGGCAVPGIMATKGIPDNRARLATILTVPYMNCLAKVPLYTLLLGLFFVENKSLMTFYISTISIIAALLVAKLLTKTVLRRTETAPFIMELPRYNLPTVRSVVTRSLERTWMYVRKVGTIVLAVSTVIFVLLQFPGVPEPERLEFQAQAERAVVTFEKKIAKTSYAGKFDDTSLPELVNFYTDYKRAKLNASGAAGSKKVNQTFTNRNAAFFTIVRPAKGDKEAKTVNKALRKLASTRKMLRRQMKERRLEASLLGSFGRSIEPVTKYAGFDWKVNIALFSSFVARESSVATLSVLFQQDEDSNKKLEERMADSNELAAHGEVMAVALILFFILYPPCLATVMMIKVQTGKYKWMLLSIVLPTLIGFTVSTIVYTLGTKFNMSGIELMTLTYFSGLILLLLLGLKDWIRLKMLPAEILIKNIT, encoded by the coding sequence ATGAACAAACAAAAAATCTTATTGGCAGGACAACAAAATGCTGGTAAGTCCACTATCTTTAACATGCTATCCGGCGCTCGCCAGCATGTTGCAAACTACCCCGGTGTCACCGTTGATAAAAAAACCGGCTATTTTTCCAACAAAAATGGCTCATATCAGCTGATTGATCTTCCCGGCACATATAGCCTAACCAGTTTTTCACTCGAGGAACGAGTGGCACGACGTGCGCTACGTGAAGAGCATGCTGATGTCATATTAAATATCATCGATGCCGCGAATATTCATCGCTCTCTCCATCTTACTCTGCAACTAATGGAGTTAGAGCTGCCTGTTGCCATTGCACTTAATATGATGGATGTTGCTGAGTCAGAAGGTCTGAGTATTGATTCGGCCAAACTCGCTAAAGAGCTTAACACGCCAGTCATAAAGTGCATCGGACGACAAGGTAAAGGGGTGTCTGAAATATCTGACGCAGTCACACATGTAACCAATAGCAATTTTACAATTCCCCACCCAAAACTTGAAGGTTCAATAACGGCTATCTCTGCCCTGTTAAAAAAAATGGAACTGAAAGAAGCTCCAGCTCTGCGCTGGCTATCAATGAGGTTGCTAGAACAAGATAGAGAGGCGATAGTATGGCTATCTGAAGCGATAGATGAAAGGTGCTTCGAATTACTTCAAAATACAATATCTGATGAGCGAGAAAAAATCGCAGACATGCTGACTGTGGGTATCAATGATTACGTTATCGCTCAAAGGCAACTTGTCGTGAAAGCGTTGCTTTCCACCTGCGTCCAGTTTACTCATAGAGATACTGATGAAAAGACTTTGACACAAAAGCTTGACCGTATCGTATTAAGTAAACTGGGGGCACCAATCTGCCTAATTTGTACGATATTTATTATTTATCAGTGTGCCATCGTTTACGGTTATGAGCTCACTAACTACTGGTGGCCTTACCTTGCCTCAATGAGAGAGCTGATTGCCGGATTACTTCCTGAAGCGGGGTTCCTGTATGACCCTTACGCTCGTTCTCTTGGCTTATGGCTCGTAGACTCTGCCAATACCCTTCTCAACTATATCCCTATCTTTCTAATATTATTTGCCATGATTGCGATACTGGAAGACTCTGGTTATATGGCACGCATCGCGTTTATCTGTGACAAAATGCTAAGTAAGTTTGGCTTGCACGGTCAAAGTACATTGCCTATGATTCTGGCCGGTGTTTTTGCTGGCGGTTGTGCGGTACCTGGTATTATGGCAACCAAAGGTATTCCTGACAACAGAGCCAGATTGGCGACGATTCTGACTGTTCCGTATATGAACTGCCTCGCTAAAGTACCTTTATATACTCTACTCTTAGGGCTATTTTTTGTAGAAAATAAATCTCTAATGACTTTCTACATCTCTACTATCTCTATTATTGCCGCGTTACTAGTTGCAAAACTACTGACAAAGACCGTACTTCGCCGTACTGAAACCGCCCCGTTTATTATGGAGCTACCAAGGTACAACCTACCAACCGTTCGTAGTGTGGTGACTCGTTCTCTTGAGCGTACATGGATGTATGTGCGTAAGGTAGGTACGATAGTATTGGCTGTATCCACCGTTATTTTTGTGCTTCTTCAATTCCCGGGAGTTCCAGAGCCTGAGAGGTTAGAGTTTCAGGCCCAGGCGGAACGTGCAGTTGTCACATTTGAAAAGAAAATTGCCAAGACAAGTTATGCAGGGAAGTTTGATGACACTTCTCTACCAGAGCTCGTTAACTTCTATACCGATTATAAGCGTGCAAAACTGAACGCTTCCGGTGCTGCTGGTTCAAAGAAAGTCAATCAGACATTTACTAATCGAAACGCAGCGTTCTTTACTATTGTCAGGCCAGCAAAGGGAGATAAAGAAGCTAAAACGGTCAACAAAGCACTGAGAAAACTGGCATCAACGCGTAAAATGCTTCGTCGCCAGATGAAAGAACGCAGATTGGAAGCCTCACTGCTGGGGAGTTTTGGCCGCTCTATTGAGCCTGTCACTAAGTATGCTGGTTTTGACTGGAAAGTGAATATTGCACTCTTCTCTTCCTTTGTTGCACGAGAAAGCAGCGTCGCAACATTGAGTGTGCTGTTTCAACAAGATGAAGATAGTAATAAAAAACTCGAAGAGCGTATGGCCGACTCAAACGAGCTGGCTGCCCATGGTGAAGTAATGGCGGTTGCACTGATTTTATTCTTTATTCTTTATCCTCCATGCCTTGCAACCGTGATGATGATTAAAGTACAAACTGGTAAGTATAAATGGATGTTACTGTCTATCGTTCTGCCCACCTTGATAGGTTTCACTGTCTCAACAATCGTCTACACATTGGGTACAAAGTTTAATATGAGTGGCATTGAACTAATGACACTTACTTACTTTAGCGGGCTAATACTCTTACTGCTCTTAGGCTTGAAAGATTGGATAAGGCTGAAAATGCTGCCCGCCGAAATCTTAATAAAAAACATAACGTGA
- a CDS encoding FeoB-associated Cys-rich membrane protein: MYEQTINFWDIAIVAIIVGGAAYFIYRKVFKKKNACGGGCDSCPSSLKKNN, from the coding sequence ATGTACGAGCAAACTATAAACTTTTGGGATATTGCCATCGTCGCTATCATCGTTGGAGGCGCGGCGTATTTCATTTACCGTAAAGTGTTTAAAAAGAAAAACGCTTGTGGTGGCGGTTGCGATTCGTGTCCCAGCTCATTAAAGAAAAACAACTAG
- a CDS encoding SDR family oxidoreductase — MKTAFISGATSGIGLALARQLHEQGYNLILHGRDQNRLNKLQASLNSATLTISADLSTSTGLKHLLTELSQYPDDIDVAINNAGFGLYGQHLSLNEMEVDAMLHLNMVAVTKLSRFFAELMVRQGHGYIMNVASTAAYQPQPYMAAYAASKAYVASLTESLAIEMKEQNVTVTCLSPGRTDTAFFTFDGQDSSKLGKGTFAGKNRTSPEQVATLGLKAMFSGKLREIPLCENKFYIFLNRVLPRTMVLKIYQQAMRNI, encoded by the coding sequence ATGAAAACAGCATTTATCAGCGGCGCGACTTCAGGCATTGGTTTGGCACTTGCAAGACAATTGCACGAGCAAGGCTACAATTTAATTTTACATGGTCGTGATCAAAACAGGCTTAATAAATTGCAAGCCAGTTTAAATAGCGCCACGCTAACCATCAGTGCCGATTTGTCTACAAGCACAGGCCTAAAACACTTACTTACTGAGTTAAGCCAATATCCAGATGATATCGATGTCGCCATTAACAATGCTGGCTTTGGTTTGTATGGACAACATCTTAGCTTAAATGAAATGGAAGTTGACGCCATGCTCCATTTAAATATGGTCGCGGTTACCAAACTAAGTCGGTTCTTTGCCGAGCTCATGGTACGGCAAGGTCATGGTTATATTATGAATGTCGCCTCTACAGCAGCCTATCAGCCGCAGCCTTACATGGCCGCCTACGCCGCTAGTAAAGCTTACGTAGCGAGTTTAACTGAGTCTCTAGCGATTGAAATGAAAGAGCAAAACGTCACTGTCACCTGCCTATCACCAGGACGCACCGATACCGCCTTTTTTACCTTTGATGGACAAGATAGCTCGAAGTTAGGAAAAGGAACCTTTGCTGGTAAAAACCGCACTTCACCAGAGCAAGTTGCCACGTTGGGGTTAAAAGCGATGTTCAGCGGTAAACTTCGTGAAATCCCCTTATGTGAAAACAAATTCTACATCTTTCTTAATCGGGTTTTGCCTCGCACCATGGTGCTAAAGATATATCAGCAGGCGATGCGGAATATTTAA
- a CDS encoding MerR family transcriptional regulator has product MYIGELAKKSGVSIKAIRHYESIGLIKTPIRQGQYRIYDTSYLDVLAMIKQAKQLGFTLAELKEIAQAKTQQGLVPMDLLVTKINSKRVTLLAHQEQLQAKLQGLTQLEQSVAHYNACLLENLSG; this is encoded by the coding sequence ATGTATATCGGTGAACTAGCAAAGAAATCTGGGGTAAGCATCAAGGCGATCCGACATTATGAAAGCATAGGCTTAATTAAAACCCCAATCAGGCAAGGCCAGTATCGAATTTACGACACAAGCTACCTAGATGTTTTAGCCATGATTAAGCAAGCCAAGCAACTTGGCTTTACCCTTGCAGAATTAAAAGAGATAGCACAAGCCAAAACTCAACAAGGGCTGGTTCCAATGGATTTATTGGTGACTAAAATTAACAGTAAACGCGTCACCCTATTAGCACATCAAGAGCAGCTACAAGCAAAGCTACAGGGGTTAACTCAGCTTGAGCAAAGTGTCGCGCATTACAACGCTTGTTTGTTAGAAAACTTATCAGGATAA
- a CDS encoding putative phage abortive infection protein, producing MSSISKIKGWFSPALDSENVKADVDKSIRFASGFISLVVCSYLAWFWGFNKQALSTDSSVWGAFGDFVGGILNPVIAYLAFYWLTRSVIIQKKELSETQKVLAETEKATKEQAKTLERQRFESSFYSLLEQMNLVSVELKSIEQNDTKKRSKLKRLYNTVIKASQLKSHDSPSSQQVPNCHEAMMINSVECNHYFRIIYHLLKYIVMNFDAENKPKDFDEAIERRLTAEEKFYSNIVRSFLDKETTQLLAFNCISNSADEFYKYRLLVERYALLEHFHIEQDWMVSLQGYYKRKAFGKHYLLGELSKANNE from the coding sequence ATGTCTTCCATCAGCAAAATAAAAGGTTGGTTTAGTCCAGCTTTAGATTCTGAGAATGTCAAAGCCGATGTTGATAAGTCGATTAGGTTCGCTTCTGGATTTATTTCGTTAGTAGTGTGTTCTTATTTAGCATGGTTTTGGGGTTTTAATAAGCAAGCCTTATCTACAGATAGTTCTGTCTGGGGGGCATTCGGGGATTTTGTTGGAGGAATACTTAATCCAGTGATAGCTTACCTTGCGTTTTATTGGTTAACCCGCTCCGTAATAATCCAGAAAAAAGAATTATCTGAAACTCAGAAGGTGTTAGCGGAAACGGAGAAAGCAACAAAGGAGCAGGCTAAGACTTTAGAAAGACAGAGATTTGAAAGCTCATTTTACTCATTACTTGAGCAGATGAACTTAGTGAGTGTTGAACTCAAATCCATAGAGCAAAATGACACTAAAAAAAGGTCAAAGTTAAAAAGGCTTTATAATACAGTAATTAAAGCCTCTCAGCTAAAATCTCACGATAGTCCTTCATCTCAACAAGTGCCCAATTGCCATGAAGCTATGATGATAAATTCTGTCGAATGTAACCATTATTTTCGCATTATCTATCACCTATTGAAGTACATAGTAATGAATTTTGATGCTGAGAATAAACCAAAAGATTTTGATGAAGCCATAGAAAGGAGATTAACAGCGGAAGAAAAGTTCTACTCAAATATAGTTAGATCTTTCCTTGATAAAGAAACAACCCAATTGTTGGCATTCAATTGTATCTCTAATTCAGCAGACGAATTTTATAAATACAGATTACTGGTAGAACGGTATGCTCTATTAGAGCACTTCCATATAGAACAAGACTGGATGGTAAGCTTACAGGGATATTATAAGAGGAAAGCGTTCGGTAAACATTACTTGTTAGGGGAGCTATCTAAGGCAAATAATGAGTAG
- a CDS encoding DUF262 domain-containing HNH endonuclease family protein, which yields MSNKQTPQMQRSNQSTSTVIKNYNVKALLSDTSHYLVPMYQRNYAWGEGEINQLIQDVLDYQQNKPNQSYYIGTLVVFERKDGNFEVIDGQQRFTTLTLLIFALKRLSSASKTVVDMSWYDVANLNFESRQKSSDTFASLIQGVALEYLKTDDYNLDVVNGYTLLEKGLIALGDKLQGFCNYLFEKVEIARVFVPKDTNLNHYFEVMNNRGEQLEKHEVVKARLMSVLNDIEDQDERTQHVLLLSKVWDATANMERYVQYGFSPDERHNIFGKDDWGQFTPTNYAELAAIIENVATKQNEQTKSVSLSLNDILAKPPLSPSGTDITLTPERFNSVINFSNFLLHVLRVLTEQDIALDDKRLLEQFDAYLKDNNNKINAVKDFAFALLKCKYLFDQYIIKREFSDGKDKWSLKKLHFYNAKSQSYINTFDDSKEQDDEDGFEGINRQVLMLLSALHVSTPTLVYKHWLNGALFHLFSMDRVTPRLYLKKLENLARQFVYGRFLSVEPSDYYHMIYKNEGYSEFDSTSQPAMKKLHYGVIENNLVFNYLDYLLWCDGIRNAMDSVISQFEFTFRSSVEHFYPQHPLDGHRVLPGNDLHRFGNLCLISHSKNSKLSNLLPTAKRDHFKAAIVDKSIDTLKLYEMIKAMNNANEWSETQISAHEQDMLRVLVDDSKKEFNYE from the coding sequence ATGAGTAACAAGCAAACGCCACAAATGCAGCGCAGTAATCAAAGCACTAGTACAGTAATTAAAAACTATAACGTTAAAGCACTATTAAGTGATACTAGCCATTATTTAGTACCTATGTACCAACGTAACTACGCTTGGGGTGAGGGTGAAATCAACCAGTTAATACAAGACGTATTGGACTACCAACAAAATAAACCTAATCAATCCTATTATATTGGCACTTTAGTGGTATTTGAGCGCAAGGATGGCAACTTTGAAGTGATTGATGGTCAGCAACGTTTTACCACGCTCACTTTACTCATTTTTGCACTTAAACGCTTATCTTCCGCAAGTAAAACTGTTGTCGATATGAGTTGGTATGACGTGGCAAACCTGAATTTTGAGAGCCGTCAGAAATCGTCAGATACCTTTGCAAGCTTAATACAGGGTGTGGCCTTAGAGTACTTGAAAACCGATGACTATAACCTTGATGTAGTAAATGGTTACACACTTCTTGAGAAAGGGTTGATAGCTTTAGGTGATAAGCTTCAAGGATTCTGCAATTACCTTTTCGAAAAAGTAGAAATAGCACGTGTTTTTGTTCCTAAAGATACTAATTTGAACCATTACTTTGAGGTTATGAACAATCGTGGTGAACAACTTGAAAAACACGAAGTAGTTAAAGCAAGGTTAATGTCGGTGTTAAATGACATTGAAGACCAAGATGAGAGAACACAGCACGTACTTCTACTCAGTAAAGTGTGGGATGCAACCGCCAATATGGAACGTTATGTTCAGTATGGTTTTAGCCCAGACGAGAGGCATAATATATTTGGTAAAGACGATTGGGGGCAATTTACACCAACAAACTACGCTGAGTTAGCTGCTATTATTGAAAATGTAGCTACAAAACAAAACGAGCAAACTAAAAGCGTATCGCTTTCGCTCAATGACATACTAGCCAAGCCACCGCTGTCGCCTTCTGGTACTGATATTACGCTAACACCAGAGCGGTTTAATAGCGTGATTAACTTTTCAAACTTCTTGCTCCATGTTTTGAGGGTTTTAACCGAGCAAGATATCGCGTTAGACGACAAACGTTTGTTAGAGCAGTTTGATGCCTATTTAAAAGATAATAATAACAAAATCAACGCAGTAAAAGACTTTGCATTTGCACTACTCAAGTGTAAATACCTATTTGACCAATACATCATTAAGCGCGAATTTAGTGATGGCAAAGATAAGTGGAGTTTGAAGAAGCTACACTTTTACAATGCTAAAAGCCAAAGCTATATCAATACCTTTGATGACAGCAAAGAGCAAGATGATGAAGATGGTTTTGAAGGGATAAACCGTCAGGTTTTAATGTTGTTAAGTGCATTACACGTTTCAACACCCACACTCGTTTATAAGCACTGGCTAAATGGCGCACTATTCCATTTATTCAGTATGGACAGAGTTACTCCTCGCCTATACTTGAAGAAACTAGAAAACCTAGCTCGCCAGTTTGTATATGGTCGATTTTTAAGTGTGGAACCCTCAGATTATTACCACATGATTTATAAAAATGAGGGCTACTCTGAATTTGATTCGACAAGCCAACCAGCAATGAAAAAGCTACACTATGGCGTGATTGAAAATAACTTAGTGTTTAATTATCTCGATTATTTGCTTTGGTGTGATGGCATACGAAATGCGATGGATAGTGTTATCTCCCAATTTGAGTTTACCTTTCGAAGTTCTGTAGAACACTTTTATCCACAGCACCCTCTTGATGGGCATCGCGTCCTGCCTGGTAATGATTTACATCGTTTTGGTAATCTGTGTTTAATTAGCCACAGTAAAAATTCAAAATTGAGCAACTTACTACCAACTGCTAAACGTGATCATTTCAAAGCCGCTATCGTAGATAAAAGCATTGATACCCTTAAGCTGTATGAAATGATTAAGGCAATGAATAACGCTAACGAGTGGAGCGAAACTCAAATTTCCGCACACGAACAAGATATGTTAAGAGTCTTAGTTGACGACTCGAAAAAGGAGTTTAACTATGAGTGA
- a CDS encoding DUF262 domain-containing protein, protein MDNLDKQVTQVKTLLSLPQLTIPAYQRPYKWSQENLADLLNDLKVYRKKSAYRLGSVVFHKHSDGYSEKLDIVDGQQRTLTLVLLVKALLEERLAGLKRQDVKETLTSLKEPVNAFLKRQTFNSDISHRNLHQNFMAAKRAMARCDFTEADIEFLLNRCEVVTFVLEDISEAFQFFDSQNARGRDLDPHDLLKAFHLREFSQSEADLKADSVSHWESLESEQLARLFANYLFRIRNWAQGKSAQYFNKSQVSLFKGVNLDQVGLYPYVEPLRISHHFVDEYNGQYQRYIDHQHMSFPFHLDQMIINGRRFFEMTSHYQHKITEIVSGERNYSIKEKNIDSKQAIRILDHDLEPLACQILHTLNTYGSRTRTGDGYVRTLFDCAVIFYLDKFGAHELSQAIEKLFIWAYSCRLQMQVVGIERMDKHALTQNVFERIKQAVQPSDVLSWPLMTLKATDCKGTKLAEITELFKEMKYYE, encoded by the coding sequence ATGGACAATTTAGACAAACAAGTTACTCAGGTAAAGACGCTGTTGTCTTTACCTCAATTAACTATTCCTGCCTACCAGCGACCTTATAAGTGGTCGCAAGAAAACTTGGCTGATTTACTCAATGATTTAAAAGTGTATCGAAAAAAGTCAGCTTACCGTTTGGGTTCTGTAGTGTTTCACAAACACTCAGATGGATACTCAGAAAAGCTTGATATTGTTGATGGACAGCAGCGCACACTAACGCTGGTGCTTCTGGTAAAAGCCCTGTTAGAAGAACGCTTAGCAGGCTTAAAGCGCCAAGATGTTAAAGAAACACTTACCTCCCTTAAAGAACCTGTAAATGCGTTTTTAAAACGACAAACCTTCAATAGTGATATTTCACATCGAAATTTGCATCAAAACTTTATGGCGGCAAAACGTGCGATGGCACGCTGTGATTTTACTGAAGCAGATATTGAATTTCTTTTGAACCGCTGTGAAGTAGTTACCTTTGTTCTGGAGGATATATCTGAAGCGTTTCAATTTTTTGATTCGCAAAATGCCAGAGGCAGAGATTTAGACCCACACGATTTATTAAAAGCCTTTCACTTGCGAGAGTTTTCGCAAAGTGAAGCGGATTTAAAGGCCGACTCAGTGAGCCATTGGGAAAGCTTGGAGAGCGAGCAATTAGCACGGCTGTTTGCCAACTATTTGTTTCGTATTCGCAACTGGGCACAAGGTAAATCGGCACAGTATTTTAATAAATCACAAGTGAGTCTATTCAAAGGGGTGAACCTTGATCAGGTTGGGCTTTACCCTTACGTAGAGCCACTTCGTATTTCTCACCATTTTGTTGATGAGTATAACGGCCAGTACCAACGTTATATTGACCATCAGCATATGAGTTTTCCATTCCATCTTGACCAGATGATTATCAACGGCAGACGATTTTTTGAAATGACCAGTCATTATCAACATAAGATTACTGAGATAGTCAGTGGTGAGCGTAACTATTCAATAAAAGAGAAAAATATAGATTCAAAACAAGCTATACGCATATTAGATCACGACCTAGAGCCTTTAGCTTGTCAGATTCTACATACTCTTAATACCTACGGTTCTCGCACCCGCACGGGTGATGGTTATGTTCGTACTCTGTTTGATTGCGCGGTGATTTTCTATTTAGACAAGTTTGGTGCACATGAACTCTCACAGGCCATAGAAAAGCTATTTATTTGGGCATATAGCTGCCGATTACAAATGCAGGTAGTCGGTATAGAGCGAATGGATAAACATGCACTCACGCAAAATGTGTTCGAGCGCATCAAGCAAGCGGTGCAGCCAAGTGATGTTTTAAGTTGGCCGCTAATGACACTTAAGGCAACAGATTGTAAGGGAACTAAACTTGCTGAGATTACCGAACTGTTTAAGGAAATGAAGTACTATGAGTAA